The following coding sequences lie in one Portunus trituberculatus isolate SZX2019 chromosome 12, ASM1759143v1, whole genome shotgun sequence genomic window:
- the LOC123502627 gene encoding histone-lysine N-methyltransferase SETMAR-like, which translates to MAGGMLSLRDQRAVVKFLRLKKTDPTEIHKQLSVVLAEGAASYRVIREWMQDLHEGREDLMDQCSRCLQGGTTLSNGVAPTDPAVVVNLEELLTSDRRITLELAADLVGVTQHTAQTIVTNVLGLKRVCKRWVPRLLTPEQRNGRIATCRELSDRYEAEGEELLARLVTGEEAFVTYYQQEQRRPSTTFRQLPERSKMGNSRNRVLYSIFYDAQGLLLAHPVPDQSAMTAEYYSYLLRDLLLPAIKRKRRSDTNIVLLHDNTALHNARVVKHSLKDLGVEVLPVPPDSPDLLPAEYWLYPHLCDQVQGSTFKDRSATWSAISHHCNTFTETEMAASLRALPDRWNRVVEFSGGLHILACRQSRSPRPHLCLPPRPALTAPVAPALHAHHAALTPEPSATHHRLC; encoded by the exons ATGGCGGGGGGCATGCTGTCGCTGCGGGACCAGCGCGCGGTGGTCAAGTTTCTGCGGCTGAAGAAGACTGACCCCACGGAGATCCACAAGCAGCTGTCCGTGGTGCTGGCGGAGGGCGCCGCCTCCTACCGCGTCATCCGTGAATGGATGCAGGACCTGCACGAGGGGCGCGAGGACCTCATGGACCAGTGCTCGCGCTGCCTGCAGGGAGGCACCACCCTCAGCAACGGCGTGGCGCCCACAGACCCCGCCGTGGTGGTCAACCTGGAGGAACTGCTCACCTCGGACCGCCGCATCACCCTGGAGCTGGCGGCGGACCTGGTGGGCGTGACGCAGCACACGGCGCAGACCATCGTCACCAACGTGCTGGGTCTGAAGCGCGTGTGCAAGCGGTGGGTGCCGCGCCTCCTCACGCCCGAGCAGCGCAACGGACGCATCGCCACGTGCCGCGAGCTGTCCGACCGCTACGAGGCAGAGGGCGAGGAGCTGTTGGCGCGCTTGGTGACGGGCGAAGAGGCCTTCGTCACCTACTACCAGCAGGAGCAGCGGCGGCCCTCCACCACCTTTAGGCAGCTGCCGGAGCGCAGCAAGATGGGCAACAGTAGGAACCGCGTGCTGTACTCCATCTTCTACGACGCCCAGGGTCTTCTGCTGGCCCACCCCGTGCCCGACCAGAGTGCCATGACGGCCGAGTACTACTCCTACCTGCTGCGGGACCTGCTGCTGCCCGCCATCAAGAGGAAGCGCCGCTCAGACACCAACATTGTGCTGCTGCACGACAACACGGCGCTGCACAACGCCCGCGTGGTGAAGCACTCCCTCAAGGACCTGGGCGTGGAGGTTTTGCCCGTGCCTCCCGACTCCCCTGACTTGCTGCCCGCCGAGTACTGGCTGTACCCGCACCTGTGTGACCAGGTGCAGGGCTCCACCTTCAAGGACCGCTCCGCCACCTGGTCCGCCATCAGCCACCACTGCAACACCTTCACGGAGACAGAGATGGCCGCCTCGCTCAGGGCGCTGCCGGACCGCTGGAACAGGGTGGTCGAGTTCTCCGGGGGCCTGCACATCCT TGCTTGCCGCCAGTCACGCTCCCCGCGCCCTCACCTGTGTctcccaccccgccccgccctcacTGCACCTGTCGCCCCTGCCCTCCACGCCCATCACGCCGCCCTCACCCCTGAGCCCTCAGCCACACACCACCGCCTGTGTTAG